The segment AGCGGTGGTAGAGGAAGAGATAGTGGTGGTCGTTTTGGTGGAAGGAGCGGTGGTGGTAGAGGAAGAGATGGTGGCCGTGGTCGTTTTGGTGGTGGAAGGGGCGGTGGCAGGGGAAGAGATGGAGGTCGTGGATACAAACCTAGTTTCACTCACTCATCAGGTACTCATTAACTTGATATTGATCTCTtgtttcttgattcttgataCTTAAGTAACTAATTTTCTCACTAATTCTTGGTTTATTTTGGCAGGTAAGAAGACTACCTTTAACGACGAGTAGAAGCTTTATATGTAGAAGAAAATGCTCTTCTTATGTCCTTTAACTTATGATACTTTACATCTCCTTTCTATTGTTTCAGTTTTGTTTCTGTTCTAGTTATGTTTTTGTCCGAACCTTCAATTTTTGTCTCAATGTTAAATCAAAAGCTCAATCTTGAGTTCTTTTTTGGTGttatatcattttctttcttcGATTTCTCTCAAGGGACACAAAATTTACATCTCTCTCATTTAGTCTCAACTTGGTTGGCTATTTTCAAATATCACACAAAtgcataaacaaaaaaaaagtatattggAATCTTAACGAAAAAGGATTAGTAATAACTTAGGACAGAGACCTTAGCTTGAGGACCACCTTGCACATAGACAAAATCGTAAGCTAGCCCTGCTTTCAAAGTCTTTTGCCACTGAGGAAGCTGGTAAATATTCTTTTGCCCTGTTGGGTTAAGTCCCCATATAGGTCCTGTGAGATCTTCAATCTTAAGCTTGAGGCCTGATATCGGTTTCTGAGAATTGTTCTTGATGATCACTTTGTGTCTGTAGTACCTAGTGTTCCCGGCCATCCAGTTTGCAGTTATCGAATGAAGAAACTCAATTGGTGCACCTGATTGCTTTGGAGTGTATGTTGTTGGTGTTGCTGCTTTGTAAGCTGTGGGAGAGTGTCAGAGAAAATAAGAATCAGATACTGTAGAGAACTTACAAAgtagaaagaaaagagagatcAACCTGGTGGTTTTGGTGTTTGGTAAGGTTTAGAATACCCTCCTCCATAAGAACCTACAAAGTTCCATTACATTACTTGATGATCAATTCATGGAACAAAGAGTTACTTGAGCACAAGGTTTTACCTAATTTTTCAGAGAGTTTAGCGAATAGACCAACGAGTGGAGCTGTTCCAGACAGAGTTGGTTCTGATTGCTCGTAGTTTGACCGGTCATCAGAATAGTAATCATTCTGGTCTGGTCCACCAACAAGAGCACCATAAATAACATTGGGATCAGCTTGACTCCTTCTGTACCAAGAATCAAATCCTTGCACACAGTTCACAAAAGACCGTTGAACAAAGATCGAAGGGATTGAAGCGCCTCTATGGTGAACTCGGATTGGATATTTTGGTCCATATCCAACTAAGTAACTCATTCCCTGACTGTTCTTTCCAAGAATATAATCAGCCTGCATGAGAAAAAAAACTCGGTTAATACATTTAAAAATCTCACTCAAGACAATGGGTTTTGGTGTTCTTTGACCTGAGATCTTGAAAAGTCTAGAAGTGCTTGAGGTGGAACTGAACCATCAGGACAGTTGAGTTTAGCGTTTGCTGCAGATAGATAATCCGAATAAACCGCAAGAAGAAATGCAGCCGCAGATGCATATTGCAGATTGTTCCACTCTCGAACATACATCAAACCACCTGAATTCACACCATTAAACTTTCATTACTCAAGACTTTGAAGTTAGATTTGTTTAAATACTATTTAAGGTATACTAGTTAGTTAACTTACCAGGAGTTGTCTGAATATTGTAGCCACCATTCTTCTTGAGACAAGCACAAGCGAAGTAATCAGCTTTCATCTGATACTGCTTCAGTGTTGAAGTATACGCACCACCTTTACCTTCTAACAAGATCTATGcaaacatatatacaaataaagaTTAGTCTTCTtgaaaatttcaagaaaaacaaaaacattcttGAAGAAACCAGTTGGTTTACCTTGGAGAGAAGGACTTGAACACCGGCGTATTTGTTATCCCAGGAGAATTCTTTCATTCCCCAGCCGGTTCCTCCCAGGTAAGCAGCATTGTTTACAGCATACTTCAAGTAATACTCGTCCCCGGTGGCACGGTGTAGCCAAGCCGCAGCCCAAAGAAGCTCATCCTTCAAAACATTTAACACAATAGAGACATTATTTATTTGTACTGAAACAATATTCAATGGAAAGAGAGAACTGGAAGTAAAGATTGTAAGAGAACAGATAAAAAGGGATTTTATACCGAGTAACCAGATGACATGTAGAAAGGTTTTGCATTTGGGATTGAATCGGTGTATAATCCTCTGTATTTGTCAGCAAATGAGAAGAGCTGAAACACAACAATAGGTTTTCAAAATGTTCAGAATCTAAGCAGAAACGGATCCATAACATAAGACTAGGGGTAGGGGTCGCTGTTCTGAAAAATGGTCCAAGCTGCCACTTTGGCAGCCCTAGGACTTAAAAAAACCGCTGCAATTATCTTTTAAACTGCGTTAAAACATCATGGTGATTATCTTTTAGACCgcataaacaattttaatatatactgttacgttaataaaataattataaattttatatttataatagtgatatttaatataaaacattgcatatatttaacatataactatgatttataaatgtataagccgtctaaataataatttaaaatgctCAATTAATACTTTTTAGTTTTAGGCGTCAGATCACCATTTATTTAGCGATTAGC is part of the Raphanus sativus cultivar WK10039 chromosome 5, ASM80110v3, whole genome shotgun sequence genome and harbors:
- the LOC108836026 gene encoding endoglucanase 5 translates to MTKFGGSSFGVSLLLTVLLGAATAAAEYYNYGNALDKTFLFFEAQRSGNLPSAQRVKWRSNSGLKDGLAQGVSLEGGYYDAGDHVKFGLPMAFAVTMLSWAAVDNRKELTGLNQMQQTLWSIRWGTDYFMKAHPQPNVLWGQVGDGQSDHYCWERAEDMTTSRTAYKLDQYHPGSDLAGETAAALAAASLAFKPYNSSYSATLLTHAKELFSFADKYRGLYTDSIPNAKPFYMSSGYSDELLWAAAWLHRATGDEYYLKYAVNNAAYLGGTGWGMKEFSWDNKYAGVQVLLSKILLEGKGGAYTSTLKQYQMKADYFACACLKKNGGYNIQTTPGGLMYVREWNNLQYASAAAFLLAVYSDYLSAANAKLNCPDGSVPPQALLDFSRSQADYILGKNSQGMSYLVGYGPKYPIRVHHRGASIPSIFVQRSFVNCVQGFDSWYRRSQADPNVIYGALVGGPDQNDYYSDDRSNYEQSEPTLSGTAPLVGLFAKLSEKLGSYGGGYSKPYQTPKPPAYKAATPTTYTPKQSGAPIEFLHSITANWMAGNTRYYRHKVIIKNNSQKPISGLKLKIEDLTGPIWGLNPTGQKNIYQLPQWQKTLKAGLAYDFVYVQGGPQAKVSVLSYY